The genomic stretch CTGTCATATTGTTGCTAATTAACTGCAACCATCATTCTGGAGCGGATGATACAGTCTGTTAAAACCACTTTGTTCCTGAATGCTACAGACATTACCATCGACCACAGGCCCTTTTTTGAAGCTTAggtatacttaataataatatagtacatagtatacagtatatagaatatAGAATATAGTCACATTTGTGTGTAAAAGGATTTAAGTTATGGCGTCCTCATCTGTTTTTCAGGTCACACAAATCTTCCAAATACATGATGCTTTCTTACACCACCATGACACCTGCTACATTGGATCACTCTGTTGCCCTGGACGACCCCATCACCCTGGCAGACAGACGCTACCGCTGGAGGGCCATACTAAAAAGGGAGCCCCCGCTGTGGTTGTCCGAACTGTTGTTCCATCAGGAAGCGCTGTCATTGGCTCGAAAGGGTAGGTTACGAGGTCGTCGCCACGCCAACAACGGGGGCCGGAGGGGGCAGCTGTTGAGGGTCGGGTGCGTCCTGGGGACCTGTCAGGTTCAGAACCTGAGCCACCGCCTCTACCAGCTGATTGGACAGAGCGGGAGGGAAGACTCCTCCCCCATCAATCCCCGCAGCCCTCACAGCTATGGCTAAGACTTTAATATTAAAGGCTCACTTCTTGGATTTTATTTATCAGTCCATCATAGAACTGTGCTCTAACTAATTTGCTTGAAATTCCTCGGCTTTAGCCTGAcaccttttgttgttgttttgataaTTTTTGataatataattttaatgaGTAGAAAGTAATTTTACCTGTCATGACCACTATGGCATTAGTAATatgctgtatgtacagtatgtacacactAAACAAATATTAGGCACATCGATATGATATACTGAGATCCACTACAAGTTACGAGTCTACAATTCTGCCTTTACTAATGTAAGTCAGTATAGAATAAGTACAGCGCAAACCCTGGCCAAACATGACTCATCTGATTCTAAAAGTACAATTATTGTTCTACTTCAATCCTGTAGGTAGCAGTAATGCACATCAGCTGTCTGCCCACTTTCAAGTCCGCcatagaacacacacatttttcatttttaaaatgactgtcctTGTAAAACACTTCAGAAAGGCAGATTTTTTCAAATACTAGCGTCAAACCTCGGTTCTCGTATACCCGAGTTTTTGGATGATTCAGTTTTCGTCaaaaattttccccaaaatttcTCCTTGGTTTTcctacactgtctcggtttacATACAAAATTGTACATAAAaaactagtcagtttgccctgtactgtatcattccacgAAATCAAGCGCCAAAACGaagcaccctacgcgttgctAAGTcattgtctgtgcattttttattgagtgttacttctaaataacctgccatggggccaaagaatgtTGGGactgccagcaatttgataaagaaggagagaaacactcttgaattcaatctcacCAGAATGtatgggaagtccgcatcaacaagttccatccattcgtcatatatatataaaatagaaaatctataaaaatattttgttcatatttttgagtaTGTGGAACGAAGTactgtaattggatttacattatttcctatggtaCCTGGTACAGTTGGTACAGTTTTGGTACCTTTCAGTTTttgttgaaccttttggaatgaatgaataatgaaactgaggtaccactgtactgtgATACGAATTGAATTAGATCTGAGCTCTCAGTTCAGCCTTCCTGTGCCTCAAACAGACACTAATCACCCAGGCAGAATAAGTGGCCTCACAGTTTActtacagccaatcagaggagAGGAGGTGTTAAAGGGAAATTAAGTGCATATTTACAGATCATTCGTGCATGAGTCAGTCTACAATTGTGGTTGTCCACGGTGGAATGAAGCCTTGCTTTAATTTATAATTTGCCATGCTTGATAGTTGCCTTTAACCTGTTATAGTGGACTGTGCAAGTGCTACTTGCCATGACGTCAAACGTTACAAGGAAGCACTGTATTCTTCCTCATATTGACTGTTaactttttgtgttatttaactttaaaatgtacagtacatgccatGTGTTACTTAGCCTCGAATATCATTTCATGAGAGTCTAAGTGGAAGAATTGTGTAATAAAACATGCTGTAAAACGCTATTACATCGTATTTGTTCAATGACCTTGTATAAGGTGCAACGTGACCTTATTATTAATGTTGCTAACCAATATGTTTGATTGGAAAATGCAGCtctcgcatacacacacacacacacaagcactcaTTGAGAAATGTCCAAACTGCTTGCCTGAAATTGTCAAGTGTACCATGACATTGCACTCTGTGTCATTGTTCCAGATTCCAGACCGCATTCCAACTCCATTCAATGACTATTAGATAAAAGCTATACTGAGGATTCGATTATTCAATTAAAAGTCTAATAAAAtgctttggaacaaattaataaacaGACAACTTCACTCGACTTTCTTCAAGGGAGTTTTTCCTCTAAGAAATTGCCAAAAAGCTTGCTAAAGTGGGCTGGGCTGGGTGACCCTCCCGGGCCAAATGGCTCCCTTCAGAAAAAGTACTACAAAAATCACATAAATTAACATCTCCGCTTCAGCCCGAATCAGAAGTTTTGATTCATTTCTGAAATTTTCATTCTTATGTCATAGTTTAACAAGAGAAACACCAGATTGAAACAATTACTTAGTAAGtttaatatacatttaaaataacccaccatgatgCCAAAGAAAGTGCCAGAAATGTGATcaagttgagaaacactattgaattcaggaAAGAACTCGGAGCAAAGTATTAAGGTAGCGTCTGTTGCAGTAGGATTGTgatgtaaaggttcctagttaacacaggttgcaggggaaAGAGTCAGACACATTACAAGTCAGTTAAGTCAAGTCAGACACATTACAGACAGCGagccgggccagtgtgtgtaatgatgattgtacttgctgctgaagtttacaagaAAGTTCAAGAGTGCAAGTGCAAGtaagtatacagctctaactGTCCACTGTTTGTAATGGGctagagcaggggtagggaacctatggctcgggagccagatgtggctcttttgatgactgcatctggctctcagacatttcttaacaccataaaatgtgtttattttaatttgttttcctgacattttaaagtaaaacattacagaaacagaaacattacaaaattcaaaatatgcattgtaatgcattttaacccatccatttttttttctagcgcaatgccagctgtccttcccatgttttccgtgtcagacaccaaaacttgattattattggggttgtccctcctttaatcaaaccttctttaatcaaatagtcagctagctaattgtgaagagacaacccttttgatgaaaaaggaaaagaaagaaagatacggagtaggtcacaaaaccatgcagcaccagaagttgcattaatggtaaaaagttatttatttattattggttagcttcaatataacaacattattacaaagaatacattcagagactgatattctaaaattgctagtattccttaaatactgtatacacacatttggttgtattcggtgttaaaaaatatgatatggctctcacggaaatacattttaaaatttgtggctttcatggctctcttagccaaaaaggttcccgacccctgggcTAGAGTGAAACAGCGTCCGTATatcctccctccactcatctgagttcaccaacaaaaacaactaaagtgatgtttattgttcattcatccatttccttCATCATGCATGTGTATTTGACATTGCTTCctgtgtgtaaaactataattattctcgataaaatgtgtatttgttcAGATTCCTGGACAGGGGTGTGCCAGGAAtactgggccccatgaaaaaagtaacattgGGGCTCCACTGAGCAGCAGTTTCATGTTACTGAATTGTTTGACAGGAGCCCTATAGAATtctcctaacttttcccccgtTTCGGGGTGTCTGGCTGTCCTATGGAAAAAACTACTAATGTATGATTTCTTCAGACAGCGGATTGATATTGCCATCGGACAATATTCAGGACTGCAATATTGGTGTCGTATCAGAAGTGGAAAAGTTGTATCGTGCTGTGTGCAGTGTACATataatttttaaacttttgtttAGTTGTAATGAGTTACACTTTTTAACCTTGTTGTGTTcttccaaaaacacaaaaaggaacACACTCTGCTTCTACTACGTCATTGGTAAATGTACTCATAGGGATTAtctgtccaatcagatttcaagGTTGACCTGCATTGCCACCTCCCCTTGACACACCTCTCAACCTctccaaaaacagagcaaagttTGACAAACTCACCTGCACGTAAACAATAGTTCCGTGAAAACACATTAACAGCAGTGaagtgcggtgaggttcatggctggtgacgcactgactcctttggagttttttttaatgttaatacaggttgcttaTTAAATGGATAACTAAAAaaggagaataattcactttggttaaaaaggTGTTTTCAACTACTTCTTAAaccccttttttttaataaactaaactaaaaaacatttgtgttcttaccagGGATGCTGCAATTGATCTTCCACAAAatagtatcggctgatttccatTAAAAACACGTGATCAGCATATGCAGATAAATGACTTTCAAAGCGATCGGCATGCGGAGGCAAaccctacatgtctgctgtgtcacgtagggttgtcAACACCCATATTGAGCCAACAAGGGACATAAACACAGTATGTCCGGCCTTATGATGGTCATATTATCACAGGGGTCCCCGAGCTCACCAGGTGAttttatgccacttatcctcactggagtcgcgggggtatgctggagcctaccccagctgacttcgggcgagaggcgaggtacaccctgaactggtcgccagccaatcgcagggcacatatagacaaacaatcattcacactcacattcatacctacggacaatttagtcACAAATTGTATGTTAATtgtatgtaatgtaatttttggaatgtgggaggaaaacccacacacgcacgggaagaacatgcaaacttcaaaTTAGAACagaggtcttcctgatctcctgattgtgtggccaacatgcaaaccactcggccaccgtgcaggaGGTACTAAAattgtttcacaaaaataaaaggcagaaaaacaaacaaaagtgtattttttaaataatgatcTATTTGCCaagggcccttggaattgtctaacagcagccctggccaatagcactcatttgttgaaaaatgtacagttaatccatgtgatcagtatcggtatcggatgatctcactcatggatgattgatATCataattggcagcataaaaccctgatcgagcATCCCtcgttcttaccttttatttgtatatgaagttcCTGCAgactttccttctccaggaaaattTCTGATACTATGTTATAAGTCTGaccacctcctggtgagtttgggtatataatccttcATCTTGGCAAttacattcattcagcagagcataaaaatatactagatgcatttgattttctgctggcttgtgcttggagaaagaaaaaaaacaaaccaaaaatgcTAGCTTTCCCTCTGTGGCAGGACGTCAGTGACAAACAACTACCAGCTTAGTCGTTTGTCTACCACTCCTTCAGGATGCagtggtactgcaagtgcctcctgtatgtgttttattgtctgattagcacgAATAATGACATCACACATACATGAAAGACATTAACAGGCTGTACAAAGTCATGGTGGAGACATGCTGACAAAGACAACCTGGTAGGCGCCATGATCTTTCGCACTAATCCAAGAAGCCGTCCTCATGATGGCCTCACCTTGGGTTACTTCGCTGTATTTGATCAGTAAATCGGCAAATTCAgccatatatgtatatataaatagtatatatatatatatatatacacacactatagTACATTTCAATGAACAAGTATTAATATTGtctttttcatcatgacaggtgCTGCAGAGGACCGCACGTCAATGATTAACAGTGTGTACCAGCCAAATACTGAGTGGACAGTTTGGTTTTTAGATTTGGTTAGGCTCTGTCATGTTCAAAAAGGTCATAGGTTACACACCATGAATGCATTTTGGTTTTATATTAAAACACGCTGTTTTCAGTGACACTAACAATCAACTACAATGCGGAACAAAGAAACACTGAGTCATTCTACATGAGAGAAAGCCAGTTCAACGCCAGTTATTGAACTCCATGCCAGcatatacaaacacacaaaaggtcAAGGTTCTCTGCAGTGTACCCCGTTAGATTTGATGAAGTCTGGTTAAACTGTGACAGGGCACAACATGTTTTGGCATGTGGCAGTTAGCTCAGAGGACTGAAACGGTGGCATATAAACAGACGCAAGTCATCACCTGCAACAAGACTTCATCTACAAACCATGAGGGTCATCAATTTAGTATGTCGGATTTTACCGTCAGCCATTTTTGACTTgctttattattaaaacatatatttaaGTCTTCATTGTTTATTTCAAATGCAGGGTCCAGACCTGTCGCTGGCATACCGGCCAAATTTGACAAATAAgaccaaagaaaaggaagactACAGGAACTTTGAGGTAAGTTTCAGTTGTTTATGCTGAATTAGAGTTTAGAAACACAATGTTCCATGTCAAAGTAAAGTAGCGTTTAGCTAATACAAAATGCCATGAATTCTAAATGCACCTCAGGCACAATGTGAAGATGCGAGGacattattaaaatattaataatgtttAATAACAAAGTTGAGCATCACATTACACTGGACATTTTATTAAGTACACCTACACAGTTGTAAGTCCTgccacaaaaatagctcataataaAAAACTGTATTGCAAAGgttttaattagggctgtcaaatgattaaaggTTTTGATTGaataatcagttttcaaattaattaatcataattaactatatatatgtctgaaatatgcccattttcactatattttattgaaagaaagataaaagacaggacaggattatatatatatatatttgcatgtattaacagctccacaTGAACTGAAAGTTTAAATcaagcacacgtctgaaaatgtatttacctaacactattttctttaatagtagcacaatAGTTTCTAATTTAAttcaatcacactttaactattattatgagcaatgagtggATGCGTTCAAAAAcgccatgtcattttagttgaattCACGAgggaattttctgggatttcccagAAAGtgaagaatatccacttactgtttttcttgatATTTCTGCTTATTTAtcccacacatacacgcataataaagatgtagCTGGGATGTTCGGAGTGTCTCTGAATgcatctagtgacaatgaggaagtgtggttcAGATGATGAAAGGACTccagacgtgtttgtgagtttgagatacatacagtatatggtgatGGAATTGCATTGCTGTTGTGTTCAGCTCAGAATAacgttataaaagagcatcagacgcTAAAACGTTTAACGTAATGAAAAAAATTAGTTACCGACACTATTATTGACAGGTCTAGTGTTAATGCTATTTTTTGTCTATTAAATGAACTGTGGTTGTACCGTGTAGTGGTGCAGAAACACACTGCATCCAATTAGTATTAGTTCAATATCAATACATCCGACAGTCTTGATCACGACTACATTATTATGGAATTATTTATTGATACAGGTTTTGTATAGTATGCTATtaaattgtgcaggtgtacataATGCTGTGGCCAGTGAATGCCCTGCATTTTGAATGACAAAAGAAATATTCTGACTTCATAGTAACTTAGTTATGTCTATGTGTTTCAGGCTGGAAGCCTCAAGGAGCGTGTGTTCAACACATACAAATTGATGCACACCAACCAGACTGTGGACTTCGTGAGGCGAAAGGTGAGACCAAACAAGCAGCACCGCACGGTGACACACTCTCTCAATCCCTATAATGCTTTATGATGCTTTGCGCCGAGCAAACGTATGACACAACAAGGGAAATAatcatcataaaagctttattaactGTGCTGCCAATTTcaagtaacatttttaacagtAGTAACTGTCACAAGTGTAACAATAAGTTCACATTTGTATAATAAAATGCTTAACTTTGAAGACTCATGATGTGAAGGTGTTTGCAAAAGAGTGTCTTTACATAAAGACGAAGCACAGCCCACTTTTCAGTATATGTTCcgtttgtattttattcttgGTGTTGACTCAATGTCAATTTAGTCATGCTACGTATattgagcagccaggacagagaagCGTGTAACACGTTCCTACATCATAACAAGTTCAAGTTCCCAGCTCTGATTATAATCACATTTTCCTCTATGCCATCACTCAAACCCTTTGAAAACCTTTTGTGGTGGCTACGCAAAAAAGCCCAAGAAATGTTAATCCTTTAACGTTAATCCTTTAGATCAGGTGTAtactttgtattttaaaatacgTGAAATCAATCCATGTaggtcaacatacagtatgctgaGCTATCATCTTAGCCTTGTGTTACAGGTAAGAAAACTGATTTGTGTactatctaataatatatcacaACCaggaattgattttattttttacaatatacTAAGGGTTGATAAAAAACTAGCTACCACCCAGGTGCACTTTGAGCACCCCTAGTTTAGATGCTCAAAAAATATACTGAGACCTTCTGTGATGTGCATGATGGTGCTTAAACCTGAAATTTTGTGCAACCTTACAGGCATACTTTCTATGTCAATTTCAGTTGAATTCCCAAGAGTACAACATTAAGGGCATTTGAATTGAGGGGTTCCACTCCAAATGCCAATGTTCTGGAGGACTATTTCTCATTGAAGCCTTTTTATCAAACAACCTCAAACAAAAATGATTTAGCAACACGAGTAATGAATACAAGATAATATGACATGGCAGCCGTACCTTTTGGGTAGTGACATGTCCTCTGACTCTCCTGTAGCACTTGGAATGGAGCAACTGcaaccacacagagatgtcaaTGATGGACGCCATCATGTCTCTGGACCAGCTGGTGGACGAGTCTGATCCAGATGTGGACTTCCCCAACTCTTTCCATGCCTTCCAGACGGCTGAGGGTATCCGCAGAGAGCACCCAGACAAAGGTACAAACAGTCACAGAGACGTTACAACACTATGAAACCTAAGGTATAATGTGCACCAATGCATTTATAGGAATCATTTTTGGGTTCAAAGCTAAGCAGGCATAATAATGCACAGGTATGTTCTCACACTGTAAAGGTAACAAAATGAAATGGTAGTACCAAGACACCGTACTCCTAAAGCTACCGTGTTGGTAAAATGCTACAGTGATGTACTTTGTAGGGTTAATGGTTAGACTCACAAATTAACTGTGTGTACATTTTGTAGGGCCAAATAGGGTCTTCCAGATACAATACAAAGATGTCTAAAGTACAAAAGCAGAACTTTTGAGTGTACCACCCCAGTAACAAGCCATTGTACCCCTAAATGGGTATGTATCACGCCCCCCCCCGCAGACTGACAGAATTTACCCCTGCGGATTCAGATAAATGTCTCCAATGTCTTTTTCCCAGACTGGTTCCAGCTGGTGGGTCTGATTCATGATGTTGGGAAGACGATGGCTCTGTGGGATGAACGTCAAGTAAGAGACAATAACACACAATGGTTAGCCATCAAGCATTG from Dunckerocampus dactyliophorus isolate RoL2022-P2 chromosome 5, RoL_Ddac_1.1, whole genome shotgun sequence encodes the following:
- the adm2b gene encoding uncharacterized protein adm2b, which produces MSALLPAWTCLLLGLLPLDVQTRPLIHQNLGTRYRSHKSSKYMMLSYTTMTPATLDHSVALDDPITLADRRYRWRAILKREPPLWLSELLFHQEALSLARKGRLRGRRHANNGGRRGQLLRVGCVLGTCQVQNLSHRLYQLIGQSGREDSSPINPRSPHSYG